Within Kineothrix sp. MB12-C1, the genomic segment TTTTTAACACTGTCCTCATATTGAATATTAGTTAGCTTTGCCATTAGAATATGTCCAGCATTCTTTTCCATATATCCATCCTCACCTTCACTTATTCTTAATCCTCTGCATTAATAGCTATGATTTTCAATCCTTGAGACTGCATATTGTCATCCAGCAATTCTCCGATCCACACTTCTCCATTCCCAAGCATTACCCCTTGCCAATTTGCAAAAAGATTCTCGCAAGACTCCGCTTCTAACGCTTCTTTATATTCCTCTCTCAACGCAATATCCGCTTGCGCAAGACTCTCTGCATCCACGTATTCTATGCCTTGAATCGTAATCGGATAAGCCGCCATCTCAGAAACTGCCTCCCAATCTTCACGCAAGATGGTTTCCTTTACCTCCGTTGCAAACGCTTCTACCTCTTGCTTTGACTTGGAAGTACATATGCTATAATAATCTACATCCTCTGAAGCAAGGCTTTCTTCTTCTGCTACGTTATTCTGACTATCCTCAAATTTTTCATCGGTTTCAGCTTCTAAATTCTCTTTCACTTCTTCATTAGTAATCAGATTCTCTTTCGATTCTTTTTGTGGTGCTATCGATGTGTTTTCTCCATTACCACACCCCATTAGTATCATGACAATAGATGTCGCTGCGAGTGCAAGTATATATCTTCTATACATAATTAATCTCTTCTCCTTTTATTACCTATACTAATTTAGATTTTTTATTCGTGTTTCTTCTATATAATAAGATAAGTTACTATCCCGTTATCCGTTCTCTACTATTTTCAGATACTTATATATAGAATTTCTACTGAGATCTGATAGCCTTGAAAATTCAGATAAGTTTATATTCCTATTTGTAAACTGAGGATAATATCTGAAAAAGGATTGTGGTATATCGTCTGTAGTAGTTTTTCTCCGTCCAATCACTTTTCCTTTAGCTTTAGCGTTTACCATACCGGACTTTATTCTTTGTATAGTGATTTCTCGTTCCATCTGAGAAAAAACAGACATCATTCGTAACATCCCCATTGTCATAGGATCAATTTCATTTCCCGTACAATCCACAACAAAACCACCAACAACAAGTTTAATATGATTGTCTTCAACAAATTCCAATATTTCACATAATTGTTTAGTAGAACGTGATAACCGGCTTACTTCTGTACACGCAATAGTGTCACCCGTCTTTACTGTTTCAAGAAGCTGCATTAACTTCTCTCTGTCCTCATGTGATCCAGATTCATATTCCCAAAAGATATTATTCTCTTTAATACCCATAGTAACTAATTCTCTTTTTTGTCTGCCTATGTCCTGCTTATCTTCATTGGTACTTGCTCTTGCATATCCATATTCCAAAATCATCACCTCTTCACTTTTATCTGCAAACCTATAAATATAAAAATCAGGAGATTTTCCACTCTAACCATAATAATTGTTAAAGAAAAGGTGCTAAATATTTCTTGAGCAAAAAATCCACAATCAGCCATCAAATACCTTTAAATTTTCTCATTCTTTCGTTGTTCATGATTTCAAGTGTTTTCTTGAACAACATTTATCACTGCTTTTATTTCTCGTCCCTGAATCTGCTTTCATAGGATAATTCAGACTTTAAGTCTACTTTCCATTCAATTAAATCCTGCGGTTGACACTGTAGAAGTTGACAAATATCTTCGATGGTTTTTGTGCTTACATCACACATAAAATCTTTTCCGTCATGATCCTCTTTGTATTTCTCCAACTTTTTTTCTATTTCTTCCATTGAATCGGCAGAGCACATTTTTAGCTTTGCAAGTGTTCCTTGAGGTATCAATGCTTTCTGTCGAATAGTATAGGTTGTAATACCCTTTTCTTTTAATTTTCTCATTAATTTATTATAATTAACCATAAACATAAGCTCCATTCTATAATATACATTTATTTACGTGTATATTATAGCACTCCTTCCTTCTTTAATCAATCAGCAACACAATTTACCAGTGCTAATACAATTTACTAGTACCGTCAGTATTCCTATATCATATCTTCCAAAAGTTTATGTATAATCTTCCATTTTAACCTATTCGCATATTTCCTTTCCATCTGATACAAAAAGATTTCTGTTATGCGCTCATGAAAATCTTCTGGAAGAATTGAACCCTTGAATTGATTACAGGCAAAACATGCAGCAGTAAGATTGTTTGCATTATCAGCGCCATTAATAGCAAGCGGTATAATATGATCTAGTGTCATTTCTTCAAACAATATTTTACGTCCGCATAACATACAACGACCATTAGCTTCTTCATATATTTTTTTCCTTACTTCCATAGGATGTCTTTTTCGTCGTTTTTTCTTTTTCATAGAAGTTTCTTCATTCTCATCAGAATGAATTACATAATAGTCCATACATTTCTTTGGTGCCTTTTCCTTCTGGATATTTGCATTTTCTGCTGTGCAGAAATTTTGTGCTTCTTTAATTTTTTTTACTTTTTTAATCGCACCCGTCTTACTATATGCAACATAATATGCCCCGTTTGTTAGGTATATTGCCATTTCTTTCACCGCCTTGCCTATTGTTATCCTTATATTTTTAATTCTTTGAACATAGGGAAGATTGTTAGTTGTGACAACCTTCCCTATACCTTCAAGTGATTCAAATAATTACTTCACTATATTCTTTGGTTTGTCCTCATACCATTTAACAGAGCCGCCCTTAAAGTTTGTTTTGGGCTGATAAATTGTAGCCCTTCCCATTCTTACTATTGCTTCGTTCTGCTTTTTAAACTCAATTGTTTGTCTTTTCATTTTTATTACCACCTTCCTAATCGCATGATTATTTTTATTTAATTTCATTCTCTTTCCACCATTTATCAGAAATCTTTTCCTCTGTACCTTCAATAATCGTAACTCCATAGGTGGTATTAATTACGACCTTATTACCTTGAACATAAGCGTATTTAATATCTTCGAAATTAAATACAGGACAAAATTCATTATCATTCTGTAACTTGCCCTCTGCATCCACGAAGATAATTAAATCGCCATCAATAGGAGAATCAAGTTCTAGTCTCAAAAGTTTTACCTTGGTATTATTAATATTTGCTTCATTTATTTGTATAACATTAAATATTTGATAATCCCACGATATTTTTTCAAAATCATCTCTTAGCATTTCCATTGTTTCTTTTATTGGTCTCTTATACTTAATGCTTTTATAGACTCCGTTATTGTCTACAATATAAATATAACGTTTGTTTCCAGTTTCTCTTATGTAAAAACAAGTGGTATCCCATAAAATTCTGTCTAACACATTTCCCCCATCTTTGATTATTAAATGATCTTCCGTTTCTTCAAGAATCAAATCTTTTGTGATAGTTCTATCTAAAAATTCATTTGTGTATTCAAAGTCAATAGTATTATCAATTTTCATTGATCTTTCAATACATGAGCTTATGTACCATAGTTCAGATATAAGTTCATCCATTTCCTTTAATTCCTTTTCTGTAAAGTTTATTACTTTTTGATTGACCATAATAATTGTCCTCCTGCGAATGTGTTTGATTTAATGGTTGCTATCCTCTGCCTTTATATAGCGACTTGGAACGCTCATCGGTGGCATTATAGCTAGGGGATTACCCCCTATGCTTGATTGCCTTTGAGATAATTTAATCTCATTGACGGAGTTACTTTTTGATACTTTTGGTACTCTTCTTCCCCATTCTTTTCTATAAATAATTCCTTATTGAACTTTGGACTTTCTACGCTGCAATATGAAATTGTTATGTCATTTTCTTGGGAAAAGAGTTTTTCTCTACCTCGTTTTTTCATATAGGATTTTATTTCCGATTCCATATCTTCTATTTTCTTTTTCTGTTCCTTGGCTTCCTCTTTCATACTTTGAATCTCAAGTATTAAAATCTCGAACTCTGTCATTGTTTTACACATCTGCTTTCTCTCCTTCCTTATATTAGGAACTCTTGAATCATCTTCCTGACTATTGGTCTTGCATTGGCTCACTCACTAGGTATATGGTTTTCAAGTTTATAGCTTTTCAGGCTATTAGTTCCCGTTTATTCAGGTCTGTCTTGTTGACCTTGTAATGTAATTATACACAATAATATGTGTATGGTCTATTGGCATTATACACAATATTGTGTGAATGTTTTTGTAAATTATATACACATTTTTTTGTGCATTAATCGTTGACTATGCACGTTTTTATGTGTATAATAATCTTAACAACAAAATCAATCTATTAAATAAGGAGAACTTCCCATATGACAAATACATATTTTAATAACGTAGGAACACTAGAAGAATTAAGGAAACAATATAAGGAATTATTAAAGCAGTACCACCCGGACAACCCAAACGGATCTACAGAAGCAACTCAAGAAATCAATGCAGAATATGATAAGCTATTCCAGATATTAAAGAATAAGCACGACAGCAAGACCGCAGACAGTGACAAGGGTAAATCTTCATACGAAGATATGAAGTATGACTTTTCAGAGGATGAAAAGTTAAGAGAGATATTACAGAGTATCATTACTTTTGTAGGAATTAATATAGAGATTATAGGTTGCTGGATATGGATTGATGGCGATACTTACGCACATAAAGGCAGCTTAAAGGGTTTAGGTTTCAAATGGGCGAAAGAAAAAAAGAAGTGGTACTTCCACACAGAAGCATTTAGAAAGAAAAGTCATAAGACTTTGAGCATTAATGATATTAGAAACTATTATGGCAGTACAGAGGTAGAGACAGAAGGAAGAAAGCAGTTAAAGCAAGCGTAAAAAAATAAGGTCGAGAGCGTTTAAACTCTTGACCTTTTCTATTACTTTTATTATGAGATTCTTAATGTATTTATTGGTGTAATCATTGGTGTTTTGAAACGTTTTAAGGGGTAAATTTGGATTGTTTGCGGTGTGGTGTAATCTTCTTAGGGTATAAGGAAAACGGCTTAATTTAAGCTTGATTTATGCATATATTGTAAGGATATAGAGCCGGTGCCAGGGTAAGGAGGGGGTAATTTACATTCTCTTTGGAAAGTCGGTTTGTCGAAAAGCCCCTAGTACATCTACTCACACACCAAGTATATTTTTCAGCTCCATCGAACTTCATATACTAAATCATATTTTTAAATATATTTTTTATCTCCGCGCATTTACCAACTACATTTATGATATTACATTTGCGTCTTGATTTTTGCATATACACCATTGATTATAAAGGCATAGGGGGGATGATTTACAATCTGAAATATTTAAGTACCTACTATATAAGGCTCACTATATAAAAATCAAAATTTAATTATCTGGAATATCTTTTATAAATGTATTAAGAATATTATCATCTGTATATATATTATTTAAATCTAAACCGCATGATTCTAGTATATCGTATTTGTTAATCAAATTATGATATCCTATCTCTTTTAAGATAATATTAGCTTTATTACATATCCATAAATATTTCTTTAGTAACTTATTATCTTTTCCAAATTCTCGAAGATAGCGTGACAGTTGAAACCAAAGACCTTGAATTAAAAGTTCTAATACACTTTCTTCTGAATCATCTTTAATGCTATTTTCATCCTGAAATTGATTTGGATATCTATTAAGATATAAAAAATAACGAAAAGAATCTATATAATATTCATTATCAAAATCTTTACATATAGTAACCAAATCAAAATCTTTTTCTTTACTAATCCATATATCAATTTCTGAGTTATCCACTATACCCTTATCATATAATGAGCCAAATAATAATTGTGGATTTAATTGAAACATATTAAATTCATTAACATCTGCTGGGTCGTAAATTTTTCCATGTAAACTAACAGGATTTTGAGTTATATTTAATGTACACTCTAAACATTCATTTATTAGTTCTGCATCAACAATAATACGAGGATAAATTGCACATGAATTCTCAATCTCATATGCTCTAATTAAGCCTTCTCCATAGATAAATTTATTTCCAGTATATACCATACCATTAACAATTGAGCCTCGTATTAGAACTCCATAAATAGTTAAAAATTGGCATTGTAATATAGTCAATATCCATATTAATTCTCTTAACTGTTCTATGAGTCCTTCTTTCGGATAATTAACACAAATAGCAAAATTATCTGAAAATGAATATACGTTCCATTTTGTTAAACTCTTTCTCTCGAATTTTTTTGTTCTATACACCTCTTGGGTTATTTCTTCAATCATTTCGATCAATTCATTTTCAGAGATATGTTTTGTTTTAACCATTTCCTTATAACCAAGAATGTCAAAATAGGCAATTAATGACTTATTTAATTGCTTGCTTCTTTTTCTCTTTCTTTGTTTATCTTTATTAATCATTATCACCCCTTCATAATTAGTATTTCATACATATAAGTGTATTTTTAAAATTATAACATTAAAGTATGACCGAATCTAGCACTAGAAGTAAACATAATTATAAAAAAAATAAGGCATACCAGATATTTTACTATCCGATATGCCTTGTAATTAATATGGTTTCACTTCCACCTTCAGCAATGCTTCATAAATATGTTTTGGAACCTTATTCTTATATTTAGCAGCCATCAACAAGATATCTGCTTGTTTAAACTTTTTATATTCCTCAAAAGCTTCTTCCGGTGTGATCCAGTGTGATAACTGAATTATTTCATCATGCCCAAATGGTTTGATTTCTCCATAATACATTTTCATACTTCCACTATACCTAACCCCAAGAGGTAAATTCATTTTTGAAGTTCTCCACTTAGATAATTTATGTTTCTTACAATTTGACAGCATGGTATTAAGTGTTTGAGGTATAATACAACATTTATCAGGAGCATATTCAGTATTATCAGGAAACAATAAATCCTTATCAACCGCCATGGATTCCCCATCACACTCATAGTAATTAGCATTATACCATTCGGCAAATGAGTTCTTGTCATTTAACCACTGTTCACACATTGTTGCCTTATCGTAACACTCTCCTGCGTTACTTTCTTTTGTACGATAACAGCGAATGTATATACCATTCCATATAGAATAAGCAGTGTTACTTTTTAATGCGCTATATTGAACATATTCCTGTTGTCTTCCTAATTCCTCTACTAACAATATTTGTCTATCAAGACCAATGTATTCTTCATTATTAATCCAAATCAGGTTCTTACATTGGCAGTTATTTTTATCTCTGTCTATATGCCATATTCTATTGTATTCATCAGACCTCTTTTCAAGAAAATGTTCAGCTACAATCTTGTCACAATTAGTATCTATTGTATATGGTACTCTTTCGGCGGTATAAGCGGTCAATGTATAATGCGCATTACCCAATTTATGTATATAAAAATAGCCTCTAAGGTTATTTATCAATCTTCCATAATTTGATATCCAGTAGTTATATGTATTATTGACTAATACAAATACTTCATCATTTGCAAGCAACTTAATATTAAATTTATTTGTATCAAGAACTCTTTTATCCTCAATAGATAGATAATCTTTAAATGACTTTCTTTCTTCTATTTTTTGTTTACTTTTCATTTATATATTTGGATCTCCTTATTACAATCCAGAAGTTCAATAATACTGCACTACAAATAGACCGCTACCATTACGATAGCAGTATTTTAAATTCCACATTTCAACGCTTACTTTTATTCTTTATATATGGGAATATGCTGACTAGCACATAGAATCTGGCAATCCCAAAATGGTTAGCCAAAATTAGATTTACTCTTGAACTTCTGATACTGCCTTTCTTTTACTTATAATCTGCACTTTTTAAAGTAACGCAATTGCTACAACGTCATATTGTCTTCTGACATATGTAGATCTTCATTAATTTCATCAATAGCAACTCTGACATGATTATTTACAATTTCAGATAACCTTTCAAAGCCAAATTCTCCGTACAGTTCTAATAAATCCCGTAAATTATCTTCGCTGATAATAGCTACTCTATCCGTTAATTTCAATTTTCTTCCTCCTCTTTTTCCTTAATTTTTAATAGTCCTTGGTCAATTAAAAGATTTTTCTGCATTTGATTACACTTACAATTTTCTCCAAGTCCGGCAAATCCTGCTTCCATATTTTTCAAATACCTACGATTCATTTTTTGCTTCATTTCTGTATATCTTGTAAATTTTATTGTGGTATACGGATTATTCCCACCTTCATCATTCATACTTGGTACATTATATGACATAGGGGTATGAACATGGGGCGTAAGTGAACCGATACCCGGCAGTCCTACTTTTTCTCCTTCTAATAATACATTTTCACACTCTTCGAAATACATATTTAAAACATCTCGTATCACATCCGTTTTGTATATACAGTCTGATCTATCATAGACTTTTGAAGCCATAGTTCGTATGTTCAAAGGCTTTTTATATTTTGTTACTGTTTCATCCATTTACTTTGATTCCTCCTTTTTTAATTTATAATCAAATTACTATTTTATAATGCCATGCTTTACATATGTTTGATAATTTAAGGCACTAAAATAAGCCTCACATACTCATATGTCTACAAGTACATGGGACTTATTTAGATGTCCAAACCTTTTAATTTTTTCCCAATTTACTACACCATTTACTACACCATTTTTACACCAAATTATGATATTTTGCGATAAGTTACGATAAGATGCTATTTTAGCAATATAGCCAAACATGCCCAAAATCAAGCATTTACGCGATATTTAAGACTTAGGAATTATGACTAACCATAAATTCAATAAATTCCTGCTTGTAGCTTTCCATCTTTTTAAAACCTCCTAATATTTACAGGCTTTTCACTTGCCTATTCTCTTGCGTCTACTATTTACATTATTTAAGTCAATCATTATTTTTTATTTTATTATAAAACATTACTCAAATCAACAACAATCATAACGATCATTTAAAAGTATGTCTCTCAAAACCATGAAGTGTATCATTGCTATCACCTGCTTATTGTCGCATTACACATTCTATGATAAACTAAATCCACACTTAATATATCATTTTTCTAACAATAAGTTTATGATTTGGGGGACTTAATAATGAAAGAAAATAAATATGATAATGAAGAATTTTTCAAGAAATATGGCGAGATGTATCGTTCCAAAGAAGGATTGAAGGGTGCCGGAGAATGGTCCGAACTGGAGAAAATTCTACCGGATTTCGCACAGAAGAATGTTCTTGACCTGGGATGCGGCTATGGCTGGCACTGTAAATATGCCGCAGAACATGGTGCTACTCACGTACTCGGAACAGATATATCTGAGAAAATGTTGGAAAAAGCTAAGAAAATAAATACAGATGAGAAAATTGAATATTTTTGTCAGGCTATGGAGGATTTGAATTTCTCCGATGAAACATTTGATATCGTTCTTAGTTCATTGGCATTTCATTATATTAAGGACTTCGCACCTTTGGTATGCAATATAAGCCGATGGCTGAAGAAGGGCGGACAATTCGTCTTCTCCGTAGAACATCCTGTTTTCACTTCTTACGGCACACAGGATTGGTATTATGATAACGAAGGTTCTATCCTTCATTTTCCGGTGGATAACTATTACTATGAAGGGAAAAGGGAAACCTCATTTCTTGGAGAAAGAGTGACAAAATATCATCGTACCTTGACCACCTACTTAAACACACTCTTGCAAAATGGCTTTGAAATACAAAACATCATCGAGCCGCAGCCTCCGGATAATATGATGAATATCCCCGGAATGAAGGAAGAAATGCGCCGCCCGATGATGCTGTTAGTATCTGCCGGTAAAAAATAACTTAAAACTAAAAATTAAAATAAATAGTGGTCTATCTTATTCGAGAGCAGTTCTCACCTCATCTATCATCTGAGAAGTCCCTGTAAAGCCCCCGGAAGATAAGTACCAGATATCGGAGGACAGATAGACAATACGCCCTTCCTTTGCGGCCTCTGTACTGTTTACCAAATCGTTGTCAAGGAGAGTTGCCGCACCCGCTGCACCTTCGGTACCGATTGCCGCGCTTCTGTCAATAACGAAAAGAACATCTGGATTCTTTTCAGCGATGTATTCATAGCTCGCTTCCATTCCGTGTGTCGATGCTTCTATGTTCTCATCCGCAGGAAGGAATCCGAAATCACTGTTAATCATACCGTAGCGGGAGCCTACACCATATACGCTAAAAGCACCGTCATTTGCCAGAAGAGTTAAGCTATTGAAGCCAGTCTGCTGCGCATCTGCTTTCAAAGCATCTGCTTTTGTTTTAATTTCGTCATATCCCTTCTGCAAATCATCTGCTTTACCGGGGAAAATTTGTTTCAATATCTGAACATTCTGATCTATTTCATTAAAATAGTCCGCGCCTGGCATTGTTACATAGAGTGTCGGCGCGATTTGGCTTAGTTCCTCATAAGAACCGGAGAGACGCGCTGAAATAATAATCAACTCAGGAGCGTATTCATTCAACGCTTCGAAATCCGCTTCCTTCAAGGTACCGCCATTCACATATGCATCCGACTGATAAACGGAAAGATATTCCGGCATCGTTCCCCCTTTTGCGAGGGCCCCTACTTCAATACCTACCGCATCGAGAATATCGAGGGTTCCAAAGTCCATAACTGCTATTCTCTCAGGATTTACCTTCACCTGTGTCTCCCCATACTCATGAGATATGGTCACAACCTCTTCTGAAGATGTTTCCTCCGAAGCCTCTTCTTCTACGTTTCCTTCAATAATTTCTTCTGATTCCACCTGCGCTTCTTCAGTACTTCCTTCTACAATGGATGGTTCCGCCTTTTGTCCGCAGGCACTTAATACTGCAGTTAATGTAAGACACATAGCTAAATAAATAATTCTTTTCATAAATTTATCCTCTCTTTTATGTATTATTTTATATTTCCTCAGGCATTTTGCCTGTGTACTCCTCTGGAATAATGCTTTCCTCTTCGATGGTGCTTCTTCTTATAATAAACGGATATTTTATCACCTTCGATGTCATATACTTGGAAATCCATATTATATACGCTCTTTAACATCTTCGGGGTAATCACAGCATCCACCGTATCATTCACTCTTATTTTCCCGCCTTGAATAGCCAGAATACGATCGGAATAACAAGAAGCGAAGTTGATATCATGAATAACAATAACTACTGTCTTCTCCTTCTCCTGGCACAAACGCCGAAGCATGGACATAATCTCCACACTATGCTTCATATCCAGATTGTTCAGCGGCTCGTCAAGGAAAATATAATCGGTATCCTGAGCTACTACCATGGCGATAAATGCCCGTTGCTGCTCGCCGCCTGATAACTCATCGATATACCGGTCCTTTAGAGGCACAAGCCCCATATACTGAATTGCTTCCTCCACAATCCTCTTATCCTCTGCCCTTAAGTTTCCTTTCGCATAGGGGTAACGTCCAAAAGAAACCAACTCTTTTACCGTAATGCGAAGATGCAGATTATTGTTCTGGCGAAGCACTGATATCTTTCTGGCAAGGGCACTCGTATCGTAATCCTTCACATCTTTTCCATCTACCAGAATGCGTCCGCCATCCGCCTTATTCATACGGGTGATAATTCCAAGAAGGGTACTCTTTCCGGCCCCGTTCGGTCCGATGAAGGCAGTAATACAGCCCTTTGGTATCTGCGTACTCACATCATCCAACACCTTATATTCCTCATAACTTTTACTCACATGTTCAATTTCAATCATACGCGACGCTCCTTTAATAATAATGCTATGAAATAGATACCTCCGGCAAAATTAGCCAGTACAGAAACGGTCGTATTAAAATGAAAGACCCGTTCCACCAAAAACTGTCCGCCCACTAAGGTAAGTATCGACAGCAGACAAGCTCCCAACGCCAGATACAAATGCCTGTAAGTCTTAAAAATCTGTCTGCTCACATTCACCACCATAATACCGAGAAATGTAATCGGACCTACCAGCGCTGTGCTGACTGCTACCATTAGAGAAATCAGGAGCAGATAAATAATAACCGCCCGGTCATAGAAGATTCCCAAATTAATACTGTTCTCCCTTCCCAATGACATCACATCCAGTTTCTTGTGCGTATTTAGCATAAAAAGCAAGGACAGTCCAATTAATATAGCCGATATGGCAAGTAATGAGGTGTTGACATTATTGAAGCTGGCAAACATCTTCCCTTGTAAAATCGTATATTCATTAGGATCGATCAATGTCTGCATAAATGATGATAAACTGGAGAAAAAGCTGCCGCAAATCATTCCCACTAATACGAGAAGGAAGATATTCTGCCCTGTCTTGCGAAATACCACGATACAAAGCATGAGCGAGAATCCTGTCATTAACATAGTGCTTAGAGCAAAGTCTAAATACTTCCCTGTCATAATGAGCGTATCCGCACCGAGTACAAACGCTACCAGCGACTGCATAAAAAGAAAGAGCGAATCCAGTCCCATCACACTAGGTGTCAATATACGGTTGTTCGTAATCGTCTGAAATACAAGGGAGGAAACAGCAATCGCACACCCTGTTAAGGAAATGGCGGCCACCTTAACAAGTCTTCTCGGGAGATTATAGCCAATATTGTTCTCTGTAAGCCCCCATGCCGTAAATAGGATCACCGCTCCTAAGGCTAGTACACTTAATACGGCGAAAGCTGTAATGATTCTCTTTTTAGCTGTCCGTTCCACGCTGTACCCTCCTTTTTCCTGCCGACTTATTCCTTCCCAATATCAAGTATAGGAATATTGCACTGCCGATGGTGCCGGTCGTTACACTGATAGAAACTTCATAAGGATAGATCAGCACCCGCCCAAGCGTATCGCAGATCAGTAAAAATGAAGAACCTGCCAAGGCGATGTAGGGCAACGTCTTTTTGATATGGTCCCCCATATAAATACTCACAATATTGGGAATGATAACTCCGATAAAAGGAATCGTTCCTACCGTCACCACTA encodes:
- a CDS encoding class I SAM-dependent methyltransferase, which gives rise to MKENKYDNEEFFKKYGEMYRSKEGLKGAGEWSELEKILPDFAQKNVLDLGCGYGWHCKYAAEHGATHVLGTDISEKMLEKAKKINTDEKIEYFCQAMEDLNFSDETFDIVLSSLAFHYIKDFAPLVCNISRWLKKGGQFVFSVEHPVFTSYGTQDWYYDNEGSILHFPVDNYYYEGKRETSFLGERVTKYHRTLTTYLNTLLQNGFEIQNIIEPQPPDNMMNIPGMKEEMRRPMMLLVSAGKK
- a CDS encoding J domain-containing protein codes for the protein MTNTYFNNVGTLEELRKQYKELLKQYHPDNPNGSTEATQEINAEYDKLFQILKNKHDSKTADSDKGKSSYEDMKYDFSEDEKLREILQSIITFVGINIEIIGCWIWIDGDTYAHKGSLKGLGFKWAKEKKKWYFHTEAFRKKSHKTLSINDIRNYYGSTEVETEGRKQLKQA
- a CDS encoding HU family DNA-binding protein, which produces MDETVTKYKKPLNIRTMASKVYDRSDCIYKTDVIRDVLNMYFEECENVLLEGEKVGLPGIGSLTPHVHTPMSYNVPSMNDEGGNNPYTTIKFTRYTEMKQKMNRRYLKNMEAGFAGLGENCKCNQMQKNLLIDQGLLKIKEKEEEEN
- a CDS encoding iron chelate uptake ABC transporter family permease subunit, yielding MERTAKKRIITAFAVLSVLALGAVILFTAWGLTENNIGYNLPRRLVKVAAISLTGCAIAVSSLVFQTITNNRILTPSVMGLDSLFLFMQSLVAFVLGADTLIMTGKYLDFALSTMLMTGFSLMLCIVVFRKTGQNIFLLVLVGMICGSFFSSLSSFMQTLIDPNEYTILQGKMFASFNNVNTSLLAISAILIGLSLLFMLNTHKKLDVMSLGRENSINLGIFYDRAVIIYLLLISLMVAVSTALVGPITFLGIMVVNVSRQIFKTYRHLYLALGACLLSILTLVGGQFLVERVFHFNTTVSVLANFAGGIYFIALLLKERRV
- a CDS encoding iron ABC transporter ATP-binding protein encodes the protein MIEIEHVSKSYEEYKVLDDVSTQIPKGCITAFIGPNGAGKSTLLGIITRMNKADGGRILVDGKDVKDYDTSALARKISVLRQNNNLHLRITVKELVSFGRYPYAKGNLRAEDKRIVEEAIQYMGLVPLKDRYIDELSGGEQQRAFIAMVVAQDTDYIFLDEPLNNLDMKHSVEIMSMLRRLCQEKEKTVVIVIHDINFASCYSDRILAIQGGKIRVNDTVDAVITPKMLKSVYNMDFQVYDIEGDKISVYYKKKHHRRGKHYSRGVHRQNA
- a CDS encoding HNH endonuclease, giving the protein MAIYLTNGAYYVAYSKTGAIKKVKKIKEAQNFCTAENANIQKEKAPKKCMDYYVIHSDENEETSMKKKKRRKRHPMEVRKKIYEEANGRCMLCGRKILFEEMTLDHIIPLAINGADNANNLTAACFACNQFKGSILPEDFHERITEIFLYQMERKYANRLKWKIIHKLLEDMI
- a CDS encoding siderophore ABC transporter substrate-binding protein, translated to MKRIIYLAMCLTLTAVLSACGQKAEPSIVEGSTEEAQVESEEIIEGNVEEEASEETSSEEVVTISHEYGETQVKVNPERIAVMDFGTLDILDAVGIEVGALAKGGTMPEYLSVYQSDAYVNGGTLKEADFEALNEYAPELIIISARLSGSYEELSQIAPTLYVTMPGADYFNEIDQNVQILKQIFPGKADDLQKGYDEIKTKADALKADAQQTGFNSLTLLANDGAFSVYGVGSRYGMINSDFGFLPADENIEASTHGMEASYEYIAEKNPDVLFVIDRSAAIGTEGAAGAATLLDNDLVNSTEAAKEGRIVYLSSDIWYLSSGGFTGTSQMIDEVRTALE
- a CDS encoding recombinase family protein, translated to MILEYGYARASTNEDKQDIGRQKRELVTMGIKENNIFWEYESGSHEDREKLMQLLETVKTGDTIACTEVSRLSRSTKQLCEILEFVEDNHIKLVVGGFVVDCTGNEIDPMTMGMLRMMSVFSQMEREITIQRIKSGMVNAKAKGKVIGRRKTTTDDIPQSFFRYYPQFTNRNINLSEFSRLSDLSRNSIYKYLKIVENG
- a CDS encoding helix-turn-helix domain-containing protein, which translates into the protein MVNYNKLMRKLKEKGITTYTIRQKALIPQGTLAKLKMCSADSMEEIEKKLEKYKEDHDGKDFMCDVSTKTIEDICQLLQCQPQDLIEWKVDLKSELSYESRFRDEK